A DNA window from Pontimonas salivibrio contains the following coding sequences:
- a CDS encoding nucleotidyl transferase AbiEii/AbiGii toxin family protein has protein sequence MPFLDSYRQQVRLLIQLLPLTAKESCFALKGGTAINLFVRDLPRLSVDIDLMYLPLNGRTKALEEIESALIRIQAAIQGKIPGARVGQHRTGGALTRLIVLSNHARVKIECSPVLRGVVKGSTVMTVTESVESEFGFAQAPVVSFDDLYAGKLVAALDRQHPRDLFDVRSLLEGEGIQHGLRETFLLYLLSHNRPMGEILSGRVKDLAAEYRDGFVGMTQAPIGIHTLIQTQARLIRELIGQMPQYHQEFLLTFEEGAADWSLLGLDGAPQLPAIRWRQHNLDTLDPKRRSELVRLLEHSLSRAQRQ, from the coding sequence ATGCCCTTTCTTGACAGTTACCGCCAACAAGTACGCCTGCTCATACAGCTGCTTCCGTTAACAGCGAAGGAAAGCTGTTTCGCCCTCAAGGGCGGCACAGCCATCAACCTGTTCGTTCGCGATCTTCCACGCCTTTCAGTAGACATCGACTTGATGTATCTCCCGCTGAATGGCAGGACCAAAGCACTGGAAGAAATCGAGTCCGCCTTAATCAGAATCCAAGCCGCAATCCAAGGAAAGATTCCCGGCGCCCGTGTGGGGCAACACCGAACTGGAGGCGCACTCACCCGATTGATTGTGCTCTCGAATCATGCTCGAGTAAAGATTGAGTGCTCACCGGTGTTGCGCGGTGTGGTGAAAGGCTCGACGGTCATGACCGTCACGGAATCTGTCGAGTCTGAGTTTGGATTTGCTCAAGCACCGGTCGTTTCCTTCGACGACTTGTATGCGGGAAAACTCGTCGCGGCACTAGACCGCCAGCACCCTCGAGACCTTTTCGATGTTCGTAGCTTGCTCGAGGGCGAAGGGATCCAACACGGCCTGAGGGAAACCTTTCTGCTCTATCTACTCAGCCACAATCGTCCAATGGGGGAAATACTCTCTGGCCGCGTCAAGGACCTCGCGGCGGAATACCGTGACGGATTCGTGGGAATGACCCAGGCGCCGATCGGAATCCACACCCTCATTCAGACACAGGCGCGACTTATTCGTGAACTCATTGGGCAAATGCCCCAATACCACCAGGAGTTCTTACTCACCTTCGAAGAGGGTGCGGCAGATTGGTCACTGCTCGGCTTGGATGGTGCACCACAACTTCCCGCCATTAGGTGGCGCCAGCACAACCTCGACACCCTCGATCCCAAAAGACGCAGTGAATTGGTCCGACTGCTCGAACACTCCCTATCAAGGGCCCAAAGACAGTAA
- a CDS encoding mannonate dehydratase, with protein sequence MITLSEFFPPRPEASWKLVKQAGVDHAVGILNGGEHDQTMFQSVGSSGWAPDARQEAPWSRKAIEHDKELFEQWGFDLVAIEDTAPIDKVRLGTEGRDEQIDQVIEQIRAMGALGIEVLSYNWMACSSWARTDIAIPDRGGALVTGYVRETAQAGPQLLAANEVSADDMWQALEYFLDAVIPEAEKAGVKLALHPDDPPQHIDRGVPRIMSSVEAFRRVLAYSSSDSHGITFCQGNFALMEEVLSGQQTMADVIRSIGSDRIPFVHFRDIRGNVEQFQETFHDDGQTDMAECFQAYHDVDFHGVMRPDHVPTLEGESNERPGYHMLGRLFALGYIRGLEHSTFGHPSTRD encoded by the coding sequence GTGATCACGCTCAGCGAGTTTTTCCCCCCTCGGCCAGAGGCCTCCTGGAAACTGGTGAAGCAGGCCGGTGTCGATCACGCGGTGGGAATCCTGAACGGCGGCGAACACGACCAGACGATGTTCCAATCGGTGGGAAGTAGTGGCTGGGCTCCCGATGCCAGGCAGGAAGCCCCATGGAGCCGAAAGGCAATCGAGCACGATAAGGAACTCTTTGAACAGTGGGGTTTTGACCTCGTCGCCATCGAAGACACCGCGCCGATTGACAAAGTTCGCTTAGGGACAGAAGGACGCGACGAACAAATCGATCAAGTCATCGAGCAGATCCGAGCAATGGGTGCTTTAGGCATCGAAGTGTTGTCCTACAACTGGATGGCCTGTTCCAGCTGGGCTCGCACCGACATTGCCATTCCTGACCGAGGCGGAGCCTTAGTCACCGGGTATGTCAGGGAAACTGCCCAGGCCGGGCCACAACTGCTCGCCGCCAATGAGGTCAGCGCCGATGACATGTGGCAGGCATTGGAATATTTCTTAGACGCCGTAATCCCCGAAGCAGAAAAAGCGGGCGTCAAGCTCGCTCTTCACCCCGACGACCCCCCACAACACATTGATCGTGGTGTTCCCCGGATTATGAGCTCCGTGGAAGCGTTCCGGAGGGTACTTGCCTACTCTTCATCCGATTCCCACGGCATTACCTTCTGCCAAGGAAACTTCGCCCTCATGGAAGAAGTCCTATCGGGTCAACAGACCATGGCCGATGTGATCCGAAGTATCGGATCCGACCGAATACCGTTCGTGCATTTCCGCGACATCAGAGGAAACGTCGAACAGTTCCAGGAAACATTCCACGACGATGGCCAAACGGACATGGCGGAATGTTTCCAGGCCTACCACGACGTCGATTTCCACGGGGTGATGCGACCTGATCACGTGCCGACGCTGGAAGGCGAATCAAACGAACGGCCTGGTTACCACATGCTCGGTCGCCTCTTCGCGCTGGGCTATATCCGCGGACTTGAACACAGTACTTTTGGCCACCCGTCGACCAGGGACTAA
- a CDS encoding ion transporter → MSDTRQSRVFIPADKSLPPYRIEWLTRIVYGNVFEFTVVGLIVVNAFFLAALTLPDLDPTFAAIARTYDSVVLWVYVVELALRILSYGKKPWMFFTSPWNIFDFLVIALIPVFSAQTVVLRLLRLLRVVRLFRFMPEVRILTNSIVKSMPPLASVTVLILFLLFLYAMVGHYLFGTALPEHWGDITKAMESLFILLTLENFPNYFQEAMAVTPAALMFFLSYVFIIVFTILNVLIGIVINAMDESRAQEQRASKDHWSEMFDAIDGLERDGDSDQAGLIALRQEVLRVQNQQLTAAPATPPAPAAPSKNVRRGVGKRNTGGASSSR, encoded by the coding sequence GTGTCCGACACCAGGCAATCTCGTGTGTTTATTCCCGCCGACAAATCGCTTCCGCCATACCGAATCGAATGGCTCACGAGAATTGTGTATGGCAATGTTTTCGAGTTCACCGTCGTGGGACTCATTGTGGTTAACGCCTTTTTTCTCGCAGCTCTGACCCTCCCCGACCTCGACCCAACTTTCGCCGCAATCGCTCGCACCTACGACTCAGTCGTGCTGTGGGTGTACGTGGTCGAGCTGGCGCTGCGCATCCTTTCCTACGGCAAAAAACCTTGGATGTTTTTCACGAGCCCGTGGAACATCTTCGACTTTCTCGTCATTGCACTGATTCCCGTGTTTTCTGCGCAAACCGTGGTGTTGCGTCTACTACGTCTGCTTCGGGTGGTGCGGCTCTTCCGCTTTATGCCTGAAGTGCGAATTCTCACAAATTCGATTGTCAAGAGTATGCCTCCCTTGGCCAGCGTCACGGTGCTGATCCTGTTTCTTCTTTTCCTGTACGCGATGGTTGGGCATTACCTCTTTGGCACTGCACTCCCTGAGCACTGGGGCGATATTACGAAAGCAATGGAGAGCCTGTTCATCCTCTTGACGCTTGAGAACTTCCCGAACTATTTTCAAGAGGCGATGGCGGTCACGCCTGCTGCACTGATGTTCTTCCTCTCTTACGTATTCATCATCGTGTTCACCATCTTGAATGTGTTGATTGGGATCGTAATTAATGCAATGGACGAATCACGAGCACAAGAGCAGCGGGCGTCGAAAGACCACTGGAGCGAGATGTTCGATGCGATTGATGGGCTCGAGCGGGATGGCGACTCCGACCAGGCTGGACTGATTGCCCTGCGCCAAGAGGTCCTTCGCGTTCAGAATCAGCAGCTAACGGCAGCCCCTGCCACACCCCCTGCCCCGGCCGCTCCTTCGAAGAACGTGCGCCGTGGCGTGGGGAAGCGGAACACTGGAGGGGCATCCTCAAGCCGTTAG
- a CDS encoding type IV toxin-antitoxin system AbiEi family antitoxin domain-containing protein — protein MITENISRLNQLERHLPEGLVVDAAWLERLGISSSLRAYYVRTRWLEQPTRGLYRRTRGELQWQQVAISLRQMLDKPIHVGGRSALDAQGFAHYLSVDPHRIHLYGPEKPPSWLAKLELPQTFEFHNTQKLFPTSLLGKDDVREISWGQWDWTLTVSTPERAFLELLDQLPDEESFHQVDMLMQGASHLSPTRLEKLLTTCTSVKVKRLFFFFADRHQHDWRNRLDRGVFDLGSGKRMLVRGGRLDPEYLITVPESLDALS, from the coding sequence GTGATTACGGAAAATATCTCTCGGCTAAACCAACTAGAACGTCATTTGCCAGAAGGCCTCGTGGTCGATGCCGCCTGGCTAGAACGCCTCGGAATCTCGAGTAGCTTGCGGGCCTACTACGTGCGAACCAGGTGGCTCGAACAACCCACACGAGGTCTCTATCGGCGCACACGAGGAGAGCTTCAATGGCAGCAGGTGGCCATATCGCTCCGCCAGATGCTCGACAAGCCGATACACGTAGGTGGTCGGAGCGCACTTGACGCTCAGGGTTTTGCCCACTACCTCAGCGTCGACCCACACCGGATTCACCTTTACGGGCCCGAAAAACCTCCCAGCTGGCTCGCAAAACTCGAGCTCCCCCAGACATTCGAATTCCACAACACCCAAAAGCTTTTTCCCACATCGCTACTGGGAAAAGATGACGTGCGGGAAATTAGTTGGGGCCAATGGGACTGGACACTGACCGTGTCCACACCTGAGCGAGCATTTCTTGAACTACTCGATCAGCTCCCCGACGAAGAAAGCTTTCATCAGGTGGACATGCTCATGCAGGGGGCATCACACCTCAGCCCCACACGGTTGGAAAAACTGTTAACAACTTGCACCAGTGTCAAAGTAAAACGGCTATTTTTCTTCTTCGCCGACCGTCACCAGCACGACTGGCGTAACCGGCTCGATAGGGGGGTTTTTGACTTGGGATCAGGTAAACGGATGTTAGTCCGAGGGGGAAGGCTTGACCCGGAATATTTAATTACGGTTCCCGAAAGCCTCGATGCCCTTTCTTGA
- the mbhE gene encoding hydrogen gas-evolving membrane-bound hydrogenase subunit E, whose protein sequence is MTLTAILFSTLALVAVTMLATRVIGRNAGWLAAAVLAALAFAVGVRIPEILGDAGTAEGLGVVRESVPWIPSLDIALGLRLDGLSALFLIIVLGIGALVMAYSARYMSERNVHPHTGYFAWMLLFAFAMTGLVLSDDLILLFVFWELTTLCSFFLINRSGERAGAPAVRTLLVTAMGGLSLLFAVVLIVVRTGTTVISEALSSAVWSEDPGFSAAIAVLVALAAMTKSAQFPFHMWLPDAMVAPTPVSAYLHAAAMVKAGIYLLMLFSPALGGNLVWQSILIAAGLTTAVMGALFAMRSFDLKEIMANSTISQLGLIVALIGIGTPSALATAALYTLAHALFKASLFMVVGIVDRQAGTRDIRLLRGLWRLMPVTFATTVLAGLSMAGVFPMLGFISKEYLLGQMLDAGGTPWVGAALAAIAVFASATTFAYTGRILFGAFSDYRGTIHPLEVEEGHGPHEDIREAKPLFVLSALIPALIGLILGPAIAVLYPLVGAAGSAASGESYGASFALFGGFTTELALSLTIIGLGTLAITQRRHLDVFFERRILSFKAIDVVEAIRTGAISLGVRVGNATRTDAPAQHLAAPWIIVGVVTAAALVTIPAVGNLVPSGEPWSDVLWLGLLVATVVPAVLTRSRLIALVLVGGAGFVVALWFFALGAVDVGVTQLLVELLTVVALVLILRRLPAVFHTVARTRQLVTAAIALGVGVVTTVVTLAFTGRRDMSPVGQYFLDEAYQDTGGTNVVNTILVDYRALDTFGELTVIAVAGIVLIGILRSRPMIAERTAEVAAWANTALARTMDNTLPVRMVARWAAPFIILLSFHLFWRGHYEAGGGFIAALVGATGFGLAYLGAASDRGAPVAWPYRGLLSAGVIVAVLSGVWGYAVGSFLKPVRFDIPLPWGGEYGFTSAMVFDLGVYLAVLAIIIAVINELGGVRESDSQPISMAGPVLIVGSRAALNGAAPNGTSQSAEPREGADAASGNDALPAGVTRGAKTPEKEDRS, encoded by the coding sequence GTGACCCTGACGGCCATTCTTTTTTCCACCTTGGCACTCGTCGCGGTCACCATGCTGGCGACGAGGGTTATTGGTCGAAACGCCGGCTGGTTGGCAGCCGCAGTCCTCGCGGCTTTGGCCTTTGCGGTGGGAGTCCGTATCCCCGAAATTCTGGGTGATGCTGGCACTGCGGAGGGCCTCGGCGTGGTGCGAGAGAGTGTGCCGTGGATTCCGAGCCTGGATATCGCGTTGGGATTGCGCCTGGACGGACTATCCGCCCTGTTTCTCATTATTGTCTTGGGCATTGGTGCCCTCGTGATGGCCTACTCCGCGCGGTACATGTCTGAGCGAAACGTCCACCCCCACACGGGCTATTTCGCGTGGATGCTGCTGTTTGCCTTCGCAATGACCGGGCTGGTCCTCTCCGACGACCTCATCCTGCTTTTTGTGTTCTGGGAACTCACCACCCTGTGTTCATTTTTTCTCATAAACCGCTCGGGGGAGCGCGCTGGGGCACCCGCGGTGCGCACACTCTTGGTGACCGCCATGGGTGGACTGTCCCTCCTGTTTGCCGTTGTCTTGATTGTGGTGCGCACCGGCACCACGGTGATTAGTGAAGCCCTCAGCAGTGCTGTCTGGTCAGAAGACCCTGGCTTTAGTGCGGCGATTGCGGTGTTGGTGGCCCTGGCCGCGATGACAAAGTCGGCGCAGTTTCCGTTCCACATGTGGTTGCCAGACGCCATGGTGGCTCCCACGCCTGTCAGTGCCTACCTCCATGCGGCGGCCATGGTCAAAGCCGGCATCTACCTTTTGATGCTGTTTTCTCCCGCCCTCGGCGGCAACCTGGTGTGGCAGTCCATTCTTATTGCTGCCGGGCTCACCACGGCGGTGATGGGTGCCCTATTCGCCATGCGATCTTTCGATTTGAAAGAAATCATGGCGAATTCGACCATCAGTCAGTTGGGCCTGATTGTCGCGCTCATTGGTATCGGCACACCTTCGGCATTGGCTACTGCGGCGCTCTATACGCTGGCCCACGCACTGTTTAAAGCCTCGCTGTTTATGGTCGTGGGAATTGTTGACCGACAGGCGGGTACCCGGGATATTCGACTGCTTCGTGGACTATGGCGACTAATGCCCGTCACCTTCGCCACCACGGTGTTGGCCGGGTTATCGATGGCAGGGGTTTTCCCCATGCTGGGTTTCATTTCCAAGGAATACCTACTCGGACAGATGTTGGATGCGGGCGGTACACCGTGGGTGGGGGCAGCATTGGCAGCCATCGCGGTGTTTGCTTCGGCGACAACTTTTGCCTACACGGGCCGTATCCTCTTTGGCGCTTTTTCTGACTATCGGGGAACAATTCACCCTCTCGAAGTGGAAGAAGGCCACGGGCCACACGAAGACATTCGTGAGGCGAAACCGTTGTTTGTCCTTTCGGCCTTGATCCCCGCATTAATTGGGCTCATTTTGGGGCCCGCAATTGCTGTGCTGTACCCGCTGGTCGGGGCAGCCGGCAGCGCCGCCTCAGGCGAGTCTTACGGCGCGAGCTTTGCCCTGTTTGGCGGATTTACCACCGAGCTTGCCCTGTCACTGACCATCATTGGCCTGGGCACTCTCGCGATCACTCAGCGACGCCACCTGGATGTTTTCTTTGAGCGTCGAATCCTCAGTTTTAAGGCCATCGACGTGGTCGAAGCCATTCGCACTGGAGCAATCTCACTGGGAGTGAGGGTGGGTAATGCCACCCGCACCGATGCCCCCGCACAGCATTTGGCCGCCCCGTGGATCATCGTGGGTGTCGTCACCGCAGCGGCCCTCGTGACTATCCCCGCGGTCGGAAACCTCGTGCCCTCAGGGGAGCCGTGGAGTGATGTGCTCTGGTTGGGACTCCTTGTGGCCACCGTGGTTCCCGCTGTCCTCACCCGGTCTCGCCTCATCGCCCTCGTCTTGGTGGGCGGGGCAGGTTTCGTGGTGGCGCTGTGGTTCTTTGCCCTGGGGGCTGTGGATGTCGGCGTCACCCAGTTGTTAGTGGAGTTACTCACCGTGGTAGCCCTGGTACTGATTTTGCGCAGGCTCCCTGCCGTATTCCACACGGTTGCCCGCACACGCCAGCTGGTCACGGCAGCCATTGCCCTAGGAGTTGGAGTGGTGACCACTGTGGTGACCCTCGCGTTCACCGGCCGGCGAGACATGTCTCCCGTGGGACAGTATTTTCTCGACGAGGCGTATCAGGACACCGGTGGCACCAACGTGGTCAACACCATTTTGGTGGACTACCGTGCTCTCGATACGTTCGGTGAGCTCACCGTCATCGCGGTGGCCGGAATTGTGCTCATCGGGATTCTTCGCTCCCGCCCGATGATCGCTGAGCGCACCGCGGAGGTGGCGGCGTGGGCGAACACAGCTCTTGCGCGCACCATGGACAACACGTTGCCGGTCCGCATGGTTGCGCGCTGGGCTGCACCATTCATTATTTTGCTGTCCTTCCACCTGTTCTGGCGTGGCCACTATGAAGCGGGTGGCGGCTTTATTGCCGCCCTGGTGGGTGCGACCGGTTTCGGCCTCGCCTATTTGGGCGCGGCATCTGACCGCGGCGCCCCGGTGGCGTGGCCCTATCGGGGGCTTTTGTCTGCTGGTGTGATCGTGGCTGTGCTGAGCGGGGTGTGGGGATACGCTGTGGGTTCGTTCCTGAAGCCGGTGCGCTTCGATATTCCCCTGCCGTGGGGCGGTGAGTATGGCTTCACCAGTGCCATGGTCTTCGACCTGGGGGTGTATTTGGCCGTATTGGCCATCATCATTGCGGTGATCAATGAACTCGGTGGCGTTCGAGAAAGCGACTCTCAACCCATCAGCATGGCTGGCCCGGTCTTGATTGTAGGAAGTCGAGCGGCGCTAAACGGAGCAGCGCCGAATGGAACCTCTCAATCCGCCGAGCCACGTGAGGGTGCTGATGCCGCCTCGGGCAATGATGCGCTTCCTGCTGGTGTCACACGGGGCGCTAAAACTCCTGAGAAGGAGGACCGCTCATGA
- a CDS encoding sodium:proton antiporter — protein sequence MSLALSIGLLAAAGVFLVLQRGMIRIILGFVLLTHAVNLLIIAAGGVARRDAPFIGGDTSMAADPLPQAFVLTAIVIAFAITVVLATFAVVGRGDDDTEADPTESTHDGEAITEYTAKGANKDSLTDRGGDLT from the coding sequence ATGAGTTTGGCCTTAAGTATCGGACTACTGGCGGCAGCCGGAGTTTTCTTGGTGCTGCAGCGAGGGATGATCCGAATCATTTTGGGTTTTGTGTTACTCACCCACGCGGTGAACCTGCTGATTATTGCGGCAGGCGGAGTCGCCCGACGAGACGCACCATTTATTGGTGGCGACACGTCGATGGCGGCCGACCCACTCCCGCAAGCTTTTGTGTTGACGGCCATTGTGATTGCTTTTGCCATCACCGTGGTGCTCGCAACCTTCGCCGTGGTGGGCCGCGGCGACGATGACACTGAGGCTGACCCGACCGAATCGACACACGACGGGGAAGCCATCACGGAATACACCGCCAAAGGCGCCAATAAAGACAGCCTGACGGACCGAGGCGGTGATCTGACGTGA
- a CDS encoding monovalent cation/H+ antiporter subunit D family protein has product MVELLLPLFVGAPLLLGGVLFVVPRNHPLQPIVGMGSLLAVLAGAITVLMVTSGGTVVAHQIALWPEGIAIAFVADTFAALILTAASLLAVISFWYMIASGESRSPSIPGLVLILIGGVAGALLTADLFNLFVFIEVMLLPSYGLLIFLSRRGDMAASRLYVVVNLLASTLFLAGVALIYALQGTVNLAALAGAGDDPATAIATAVMLAALGVKAAVFPVHGWLTRAYASASPAVAALFSGLHTKVAVYVVYRISAVIFEGESTWMAAILVLASVTLVVGAFAALGELDIRPLLLFQMVSGIGFILVGVALFTPLGLSAGIAYMVHHMVVMGSLLLAASAIEHTYGSGRLDKVSGLRIREHLVTGVFVIGALSLAGLPPFSGFVAKYVLVLASADAGEVVVAGLLVVVSLFVLMSMMKIWAEMFNGKRQADVETLAARERIRTRKGLYDTDPVDEDEVAEEAAHAVEHTEPPRGILGADDDPHDHRGTRVRTSLILPALILAGISVALGLGGEFLLYWAEQASTGLLDTSDYVRAVLGR; this is encoded by the coding sequence ATGGTGGAACTGCTGTTGCCACTGTTTGTGGGTGCGCCTCTTCTACTCGGTGGTGTGTTGTTTGTGGTGCCGCGCAACCACCCCTTACAGCCCATTGTGGGGATGGGGTCACTGCTGGCGGTGCTGGCTGGTGCCATCACCGTGTTGATGGTGACCTCGGGGGGCACAGTGGTGGCCCATCAGATTGCACTGTGGCCGGAAGGAATCGCCATTGCTTTCGTGGCGGATACTTTTGCGGCACTGATTCTGACGGCGGCCTCACTCCTTGCGGTGATCAGCTTTTGGTACATGATCGCCAGCGGGGAAAGTAGAAGCCCCTCCATTCCGGGACTGGTGCTGATTCTGATTGGCGGTGTGGCCGGGGCGCTACTGACGGCGGACCTGTTTAACCTTTTCGTGTTTATCGAAGTGATGTTGCTTCCCTCCTACGGTCTGCTCATTTTCCTCAGCCGTCGCGGGGACATGGCAGCCTCCAGGCTTTATGTTGTGGTGAATCTTCTCGCTTCCACACTGTTTTTGGCCGGTGTGGCTCTGATTTACGCACTTCAGGGCACCGTGAATCTGGCGGCGTTGGCCGGTGCCGGAGATGATCCGGCGACGGCCATTGCGACCGCCGTGATGTTGGCCGCCCTCGGTGTCAAAGCGGCAGTTTTTCCCGTGCACGGTTGGTTGACCAGAGCGTATGCTTCCGCATCTCCGGCGGTTGCGGCGCTATTTTCTGGCCTCCACACCAAAGTGGCTGTCTATGTGGTTTACCGCATTAGTGCGGTGATTTTCGAAGGCGAGAGCACCTGGATGGCAGCGATTTTGGTGCTCGCTTCAGTGACTCTTGTGGTGGGCGCTTTTGCTGCCTTGGGCGAATTGGATATCCGTCCACTCTTGTTGTTCCAGATGGTGAGCGGGATTGGTTTCATTCTCGTGGGGGTTGCCCTGTTTACCCCCCTGGGGCTGAGCGCAGGTATTGCCTACATGGTTCACCACATGGTGGTGATGGGTTCACTGTTACTCGCCGCCAGCGCCATCGAACACACCTACGGCTCTGGCCGGCTCGATAAAGTCTCGGGGCTTCGCATCCGTGAGCATCTCGTGACGGGCGTGTTTGTTATTGGGGCACTCTCGCTGGCGGGTTTGCCGCCATTTTCGGGGTTTGTGGCGAAATACGTGTTGGTGTTGGCCAGTGCTGATGCCGGTGAAGTCGTCGTCGCCGGACTGCTCGTTGTCGTGAGCCTTTTTGTGCTCATGTCGATGATGAAGATCTGGGCGGAAATGTTTAACGGCAAACGCCAGGCCGATGTCGAAACGCTGGCCGCCCGGGAGCGTATTCGCACCAGAAAAGGCCTCTACGACACTGACCCCGTTGATGAGGATGAGGTCGCCGAAGAAGCCGCCCACGCGGTCGAACACACCGAACCGCCTCGGGGAATCCTCGGCGCCGATGATGACCCGCACGACCACCGCGGCACCCGGGTGCGCACGTCTCTCATTCTGCCGGCACTGATCTTGGCGGGAATCTCCGTCGCGCTCGGCCTCGGTGGGGAATTTCTGTTGTACTGGGCTGAGCAGGCCAGTACTGGTCTGCTCGACACCAGCGACTATGTGAGGGCGGTGTTGGGACGATGA
- a CDS encoding cation:proton antiporter produces MSADMVVTVVGSALLILGAAIIASAAIGLLKLPDVYTRTSAIGTAAGLGVSLMIVGVVVLDFNTLNLIKGIFAIIAQLLTSAIGSFVLARASYMSGSEPVATTVPDELADQADQASAR; encoded by the coding sequence GTGAGCGCGGACATGGTGGTCACCGTGGTGGGCAGTGCACTGCTCATCCTGGGTGCTGCGATTATAGCCAGCGCCGCTATTGGCCTGTTGAAGCTACCTGATGTGTACACCCGCACGAGCGCCATTGGCACCGCGGCCGGTTTAGGGGTGTCGCTGATGATTGTGGGGGTGGTGGTGCTTGATTTCAACACACTGAACCTCATCAAGGGCATTTTTGCCATCATCGCCCAGCTACTCACCAGCGCGATCGGCAGTTTCGTGCTCGCCCGTGCCAGCTACATGAGTGGGAGTGAGCCGGTAGCCACCACAGTTCCCGACGAGCTTGCCGACCAGGCCGACCAGGCCAGCGCGAGATAG
- a CDS encoding Na+/H+ antiporter subunit E, which translates to MTGSPQTSPQASPQTSLQASPWSLPLRLLGFLGWFIGQFVLTSLQVVALIVTPGKQAEPAIVKLSMDELSDTEVTILLALITITPDTLVIAVNREEGSMFVHGMFVAGDSEGFRASLRATHDRLLFGLRARPSLSLKQGGVA; encoded by the coding sequence ATGACTGGTTCACCACAGACCTCACCCCAGGCCTCACCCCAGACCTCACTCCAGGCTTCACCCTGGAGCCTGCCCCTGCGGCTGCTGGGCTTCCTAGGGTGGTTTATTGGCCAGTTTGTGCTGACCAGTCTTCAAGTGGTCGCACTGATTGTGACACCGGGGAAACAGGCCGAGCCTGCCATTGTGAAGCTTTCGATGGATGAGCTAAGCGATACGGAAGTGACCATATTGCTTGCGCTGATCACCATCACCCCGGACACCCTGGTCATCGCCGTCAACCGGGAAGAAGGCAGCATGTTTGTGCACGGAATGTTTGTGGCCGGAGACTCTGAAGGGTTCCGCGCATCACTTCGTGCCACACACGACCGACTGCTGTTTGGTCTTCGCGCACGTCCCAGTCTTAGCCTGAAACAGGGAGGTGTCGCATGA
- a CDS encoding monovalent cation/H+ antiporter complex subunit F, whose amino-acid sequence MIPDIVVAVTLGLLALSIVFAVVRAWRGPTPGNSAVAGDLIFFAFIGAVAVIGVWLSMEAVMDIILIAALLGFLSVLSLARLIQGSKR is encoded by the coding sequence ATGATTCCCGACATCGTTGTTGCAGTGACGCTGGGGCTTCTGGCGCTGTCCATCGTCTTCGCCGTGGTGCGGGCCTGGAGGGGGCCCACCCCGGGTAACTCGGCCGTCGCGGGGGATCTGATTTTCTTCGCGTTCATTGGAGCCGTTGCGGTGATCGGCGTGTGGCTATCGATGGAAGCGGTGATGGACATCATCCTCATTGCGGCATTGCTCGGTTTCCTGTCGGTGTTGTCCTTGGCGCGTTTGATCCAGGGGAGCAAGCGGTGA
- a CDS encoding helix-turn-helix domain-containing protein, with the protein MKNVEIVWRTLADAALEGQRDWNSIGEIADAASVAPSTTHQALGRLVDIGAVRPNSRRGYTVVSPEKLLEAFAAHRNLRADTMVSTTLPAAQELLDDDGVDYALSGSSAAAHYLGGRNTISDLGRRIVYTTRPLSQADFPEGDEVIILVEDPLAARTWKSGYTSLAQTYADLWASPGWQAAEFTRALKAKLFGDADWEQRTSA; encoded by the coding sequence ATGAAGAACGTGGAAATCGTGTGGCGCACCCTGGCAGACGCCGCGCTCGAGGGGCAGCGCGATTGGAACAGCATCGGCGAGATCGCTGACGCCGCATCGGTCGCGCCCTCAACGACCCATCAGGCGCTCGGGCGACTGGTTGACATTGGCGCCGTCCGTCCGAATTCGCGCCGTGGATACACGGTGGTCTCGCCGGAGAAACTCCTCGAAGCGTTCGCTGCTCACCGCAACCTACGCGCCGACACCATGGTCTCCACAACCTTGCCTGCCGCCCAAGAGCTCCTCGACGACGATGGGGTCGACTACGCGCTCAGCGGCAGCAGCGCGGCAGCGCACTACCTTGGTGGTCGCAACACGATTTCTGATCTTGGCCGTCGGATCGTCTACACAACCCGACCCCTCTCGCAGGCTGACTTCCCTGAGGGAGACGAGGTCATCATCCTCGTCGAAGATCCCCTCGCGGCGCGCACCTGGAAGTCCGGTTACACCAGCCTCGCGCAAACCTACGCCGACCTGTGGGCAAGCCCAGGGTGGCAGGCCGCCGAATTCACCCGTGCACTCAAAGCGAAGCTGTTTGGCGACGCCGACTGGGAGCAGCGCACCAGTGCCTAA